The genome window GTAAGAATGACGCTTTGGAGCGCTGGCGGGGAGCCTACGTGTCGCCTGTTCAGGTGAAATTTGCCGAGGGGAAGGCCGTGGTGACGGGTTACTACAACGATTCATTGGGCCGTATATCGGGCCTGCAACGCGGCGATGTTATTGCAAAAATTGACGGCAAGCCAGTTCCAGCGCTGCTAGACGAACTTTTTCCGTTTTACCCTGCATCCAACCGTCCTACCCAGCTGCGTGATATTGCCCGTAGTTTGCTGCGTGGCAACAACCCAACTGTACAAATAGAAGGCACACGAAATGGACAGCCGTTGACTGTCGAATTAAAGCGGGCAAAAATGGGAAGCATTGCCCTAAACAATGCCAGCGATTATTCCAGTTACCCACAAGACAGCAGTTATCGGATACTTAGCGATTCGATTGGCTATGTTTTTCCCGGAAAAATTAAAAATACTCAAGTTCCAAAAATCCGAAATGCCTTTAAAAACGTAAAAGGAATAGTAGTCGATTTACGCTGTTATCCGTCTGAATTTATCGTTTTTACTTTGGGGAGCTTTTTTCACACGAGTCCAACGCCTTTTGTTAAGTTCACAGCGGGTGACGTGGCTAATCCAGGTTTGTTTACGTGGGGTCCTGAGTTAAAAGTAGGCTCCCGGGGCGTACCGAATTTTGACCGAAAGGTGGTGATCCTGATTAATGAATTAACCCAAAGTCAGGCAGAATACACGACGATGGCGTTCAGGGCGGCTCCAAACGTTACCGTTATAGGCAGTCAAACGGCTGGTGCAGATGGGAACGTATCCGGTTTTCAATTACCTGGCGGATTGTATACGATGTTTAGTGGTATTGGCGTTTATTATCCCGATGGACGTGAAACACAGCGCATTGGCATTGTGCCTGATGTAGAGGTAAAGCCAACGATCAAGGGCATTCAGGAAGGGCGCGATGAGTTACTTGAAAAAGCACTTGATTTACTTAATCAGCCAAAAGAAACGGCCCAGCATAAAGCAAAGTAACTCATTTTACGTTTACCCTATAAATTTCTGTTTACGCACGGTCTGATTTTCTCATTATTCGGCATTAAAAAAGGGGATTTTATTTGCACACATCTATCATTCATCTTTTAATTAAAATCTAATAATAATTTCTGTTCAAGGTAATTGTTCTGGAATCTTTAAGGTTCTTGTTATGACTTTTCATACAAAGTTTTATTTTTGTCATTCCCTAATCATAACAACCTACTAATCAGCCAATTACCTACCAAATAGTAAGTAAACCCCGAATGATAGAAAAGCAGAACAGTACTAATCTTGAAGCTATTGCTAATCAACAGATTATCAAAAAATCTGTTGATTTAATCTGTGGCAAATGGCGCCTGGCCGTTATAAATTTGCTTAGAAGAGATACACTGCGTTATGGCGAAATCAAGCGCCTTATCCCAGATATCAGTGAGAAAGTTCTCGTGCAGGAGCTAAAAAATTTGGTAGAAGTAGGAATACTTACAAAAAAGTCATTCAGTGAAATTCCACCCCGTGTTGAATATACAATAACCGAGAAAGGACGTAGAATTTTACCCGTTATTGACTTGCTTATCCAAATAGGCCCAAAAATTATTTAATTCTAACGTCGAAAGTCAGTGACAGCAAGTTACTGACTTTCGACGTTAGAATTCGTTAAAAAGCTATTGACCAACCCATTAGCCTAAGTTAGCTTTCTAGTCCGTTGCTACGTTTTCTTCCTTTCCGAATGCTCTCCGCTTTCTTGCCTTCCCGAACTCAATTCTTTAATTAGTTTCAGGCCTACCACCCAGGTAATTTACGTTACTAGTATCGTTTAATAAGCACGAGTTGTTACTTTAAATAACAGACTGTAAACTAGATATTTACTCTTAAAATAAGAGTTTTTTAAGAGCAGAAATATTAAATAGTTTAAACAGTTGGATTGCTTATCTGATTTATCTTTTTTAGGCCTCTATTCGTTTCATGTTTCACATTAACCAACCAAAATCATACAATGGGACTGTTAAGTTTCTTTAAAGGCGTAGGGGAGAAAGTTTTCGGTGCAGAGCACCAGACTCCAACTGAACCCGCCAAAGCTGCCGAGGTAGAGCCACTAAAAGCAAGTGCTTTGTTAAAACACATTCAGTCACTGGGTTTGCCATTTAAAAAACTGACGGTGAAAACCCAAGGCGATAAAGTGACCCTGGAAGGACAAGTAGCCAAACAGGAAGATGCGGAGAAAATTGCGTTAGCCGTTGGGAACGTAGAAGGCGTTCATGAAGTAGATAACAACCTGCAAGTTGATGCGCCTGAGCCAGAAGCCCGCTACCACGAAGTTAAATCTGGTGATACCCTATCGGCCATTGCCAAGCAAGTTTATGGCGACCCCATGAAATACGGTATTATTTTCGAAGCCAACAAACCAATGTTGAAAGATCCTGACCTGATTTATCCGGGTCAAATCCTGCGTATTCCGCAGTTGTAAGACAATTGTTTTTAGTAGGAGGGTTGTTTTGCAGCGTATGGC of Tellurirhabdus bombi contains these proteins:
- the lysM gene encoding peptidoglycan-binding protein LysM produces the protein MGLLSFFKGVGEKVFGAEHQTPTEPAKAAEVEPLKASALLKHIQSLGLPFKKLTVKTQGDKVTLEGQVAKQEDAEKIALAVGNVEGVHEVDNNLQVDAPEPEARYHEVKSGDTLSAIAKQVYGDPMKYGIIFEANKPMLKDPDLIYPGQILRIPQL
- a CDS encoding winged helix-turn-helix transcriptional regulator, with translation MIEKQNSTNLEAIANQQIIKKSVDLICGKWRLAVINLLRRDTLRYGEIKRLIPDISEKVLVQELKNLVEVGILTKKSFSEIPPRVEYTITEKGRRILPVIDLLIQIGPKII